The Vagococcus entomophilus genomic sequence GAACAGTTGAAATTTAAGCAAAGTCAAGTTGAGAATGTCTTCACACGTATTGCCAAAATGCCAGAAGTCTCCGTTTTACCAACGATTGGGATGGAAGAGCCAAGGGCTTACCGCAATAAGGCACAAATTCCAGTAAGAAGTTTGGAAGGAAAGCTTGAGACTGGTTTTTTCCGCAAGAACAGCCATGATCTTGTCCCACTCGAAGACTACTACATTCAAGATAAAGAAATAGATCGTGCCATTACTGTTGTAAGAGAAATCATGAGAAAATTTCAAGTGAAAGCCTATAACGAGCAAGAAAATACAGGGAATCTCCGTCATATTATTGTTCGGCGAGGGCACTATACTCATCAAATGATGATTGTTCTTGTCACTCGAACACCAAAGCTTTTTCAATATGAAAAAATGGTGAAAGAGATAGTTGCTTCTTTACCAGAAGTAACCTCAATCATCCAAAATATTCATCCAGAGAGAACGAATGTTATTTTAGGTAAAGAAGAGAAAGTGTTATACGGCGAGCCTTACATCACAGATACTTTATTTGGCAAAGTATACCATATCTCTGCACAATCATTCTATCAAGTCAATACAAGCCAAACGGAAAAGCTTTATCAAACCGCTATTGAGTTTGCGAAATTAACTCCAGAAGATGTGGTCATCGATGCATACTGCGGAATCGGGACCATTGGACTTTCGCTAGCAGAAAAAGTCAAACAAGTATACGGAGTAGAAATGGCCAAGTCTGCCATTCGTGATGCAAAGCTTAATGCAATGGCCAATGAAATTGAGAATATTTCTTTTGAAACTGGAAAAGCAGAATATGTGATGAAAAAATGGCAAGAAGAAGCGATTTCTGTAGATGTTGTATTTGTGGATCCACCTAGAAAAGGCTTGGACCCTCATTTCATTGAAGCAACTGTTGAGATGAAACCGAAAAAGCTTATCTACATTTCGTGTAACCCAGCAACCCTCGCACGAGATGCCAAAATTTTGGCAGAAAAAGGCTATAAGCTTGAAAAAGTTCAACCAGTCGATATGTTCCCACAAACAGCACATGTAGAAAGTGTGACACTGTTTACACGGAAGAAGTAAAAAAAATGTATTAAAGGAATTGTAAAATTGAGAGATTTTTAGATTTTGGTCTAGAGTCTCTTTTTTTTTATTTATCGGAAAAATTAACTTGAGATTTTTAATTGGATTGGCATTATAAGAAAGATAACAGACACATAAAATGGGGGGACCAAGTATCAGCTAATTAGCCCGAACTGAGGATGGCTATTAATACGGGATTAATTACTTATAATATAAATTAATGGATACTCACTTTGTCAAAAAAATCTTTAAAAGATAATGAAACATTTGATGAGACTTTCAAAAATAAAGCTAATATGTATTTATTTGACGATGCGGCAAAGCAAAAACGTCCTCAATTATTTTCAGGAGTAGAAAATCTTAGAAGTTTTGAACTTCACTCGGGTATTTATGAAGCTTACGATGAATGGGGATTTTCTCTGGAGCAATTAGAGTAAAATTTGATAACTAAATCGAGGTAGATATTGATTTTAAGGAGGTACAAATAAAAATTTATCTCTTTTTTCTATGTGAACAAAAGAGATATAATCAAAATGAACTTGTTAGAATTTTTGGAGTGACTGAGATTGAGATGGTTGGTTGAATGAGTAGAAATAGTTGATGAGTACTTGTTTATCAAGTTTAAATCAGGGATTGAAATAGAGGTATAAAGTTAAGGGCATTCTGTTGATTAAGCATGTTCTTTTTGTGTTAACGATTGTTAAAGTCTGTCATATCAATGTTCTGACTATTATTTCAAAAACAAAAATAGTATAATTGATAGGACGGAAAAACCTAGGAGGTAATGGTATGTTTAATGCAAAACTCAGAAAAAATGCCATTGATAATTACAATGCAACAGTTGAACGCTATGAAGAAACAGCAAGTGCTTTAGGTGACAACACAAACACTCTTTATGAAGAACGTGAAAAAGCGGTAAAATTAGTAAAATTAGTCGAAGAGCGTATCAATCAATTAGCTAATAAACCAAAAGAATTTAAGATTACGCTAAAAAAAATAGAATTTGAAATTGAAAACTTCAAAATTAAACAAAGTGAAATCAAAAAAGCAGAAGTTGAAGCAAAACTAGCAGCTGGAGGTTCAGGAACTAGTACAATATTGAGTGCACTTGGAGTGGCAGTTGCTGCAATGGGACCTACAGCTGCAATGGGAGTGGCTACAACATTTGGGGTTGCGTCAACTGGAACAGCAATTTCAACCTTGTCGGGTGCAACTGCAACAAATGCTGCTTTGGCATGGTTAGGTGGTGGAGCACTTGCTGCTGGAGGTGGCGGTATGACTGCTGGAGGAGCACTACTTGCTTTAGCAGGTCCAGTTGGATGGACGATTGCTAGTGTCATGTTTGCAGGTTCGGTAGGATCTGGGGTATTTGCAAGCCATAAAAATAAGGAAATAGCAGATAAAGTAATTGCTGAAAGAGAAAATTTCGAAAAAATAATTAGGAAATTTAATAATATGAATGTCAAAGTTGAAGCATTGATTGAAATAAC encodes the following:
- the rlmD gene encoding 23S rRNA (uracil(1939)-C(5))-methyltransferase RlmD yields the protein MKTTKLCPVQKNEKYVVTIEDLTYEGFGVAKVEGYPIFIENALPGEEVETLVLKVGKQFAFGKVLQFLEKSEHRVDDENMQWIRTGIAPLHHLAYPEQLKFKQSQVENVFTRIAKMPEVSVLPTIGMEEPRAYRNKAQIPVRSLEGKLETGFFRKNSHDLVPLEDYYIQDKEIDRAITVVREIMRKFQVKAYNEQENTGNLRHIIVRRGHYTHQMMIVLVTRTPKLFQYEKMVKEIVASLPEVTSIIQNIHPERTNVILGKEEKVLYGEPYITDTLFGKVYHISAQSFYQVNTSQTEKLYQTAIEFAKLTPEDVVIDAYCGIGTIGLSLAEKVKQVYGVEMAKSAIRDAKLNAMANEIENISFETGKAEYVMKKWQEEAISVDVVFVDPPRKGLDPHFIEATVEMKPKKLIYISCNPATLARDAKILAEKGYKLEKVQPVDMFPQTAHVESVTLFTRKK